From a single Magnetococcales bacterium genomic region:
- the glyQ gene encoding glycine--tRNA ligase subunit alpha, translating to MARGAKEVSEIVTFQELILTLESYWAQRGCIIQQPYDVEMGAGTFHPATFLRALGPEPWSAAYVQPSRRPADGRYGDNPNRLQHYYQYQVILKPSPANIQELYLESLRTIGIHPAHHDIRFVEDDWESPTLGAWGLGWEVWLDGMEVTQFTYFQQIGGIEMNPVAGEITYGLERLAMYIQGVENVYDLIWTGSVTYGDVFHRNEVEYSHFNFRLANTELLFRLFGDHETEALRLVAAELPLPAYDQVIKASHAFNLLDARGAISVTERARYIGRVRNLARQVAEAYVAQRQRLGFPLLRHVTGEKS from the coding sequence ATGGCTCGTGGTGCGAAAGAGGTATCTGAAATCGTGACCTTCCAGGAATTGATTCTTACCCTTGAATCGTATTGGGCACAACGGGGATGCATCATCCAGCAACCCTATGATGTCGAAATGGGGGCTGGGACGTTTCACCCGGCCACTTTTCTGCGCGCTCTGGGACCGGAACCCTGGAGTGCCGCCTATGTGCAACCATCCCGCCGCCCCGCCGATGGTCGCTATGGCGACAATCCCAATCGCCTCCAGCATTACTACCAATATCAGGTGATTCTGAAACCCTCCCCGGCCAATATCCAGGAGTTGTATCTCGAATCCCTGCGCACCATCGGCATCCATCCCGCGCACCACGACATACGTTTCGTCGAGGATGACTGGGAAAGCCCCACCCTGGGGGCCTGGGGCCTGGGCTGGGAAGTGTGGCTGGATGGCATGGAAGTGACCCAGTTCACCTACTTCCAGCAGATCGGCGGCATTGAAATGAATCCCGTGGCCGGCGAAATTACCTACGGGCTGGAACGCCTGGCCATGTACATCCAGGGCGTAGAAAATGTCTACGATCTGATCTGGACCGGCTCCGTGACCTATGGCGATGTATTCCACCGCAATGAAGTCGAATACTCCCATTTCAATTTCCGGCTCGCCAATACCGAACTCTTGTTCAGGCTCTTCGGCGATCATGAAACCGAAGCCCTGCGCCTTGTCGCCGCCGAATTGCCGTTGCCAGCCTATGACCAGGTCATCAAGGCCTCGCATGCCTTCAACCTCCTCGATGCCCGGGGAGCCATCAGCGTGACCGAACGGGCGCGCTACATTGGCCGGGTGCGTAACCTCGCCCGACAGGTCGCCGAAGCCTATGTCGCCCAACGTCAACGCCTCGGCTTCCCCCTTTTGCGCCATGTTACGGGAGAAAAATCATGA